Proteins encoded by one window of Mercenaria mercenaria strain notata chromosome 4, MADL_Memer_1, whole genome shotgun sequence:
- the LOC123530570 gene encoding uncharacterized protein LOC123530570 produces the protein MWELKRTLLVLTGLSLSLILLQFEKLVTGKKNHFIRRQQDSAIQFEHRVWNELLKHDNVYKGGRLLTKDTLENIKTISTEQCRSQRFLVFKCDSSTICGGLADRQKGIVSSFLLALLTNRTFVVDMTMPCDLNNFLLPNIYNWSLCREFLKAVPKENVNELNYVTKNREKFLHQISSFNFDGNWTKKVIVLRLNAYAIDWIRQHRQAKARLKWLMDITDEEAIHLVLHTLFKPNQRLLKDIVQFYDNRVLGRHLVCSHIRIGQNPSIPADYRRPRGSSNETLIFHFLEAYDDDQKYVTYIASDSEDIKRHAETRLKSYINVNRTIVHVDRLGKLKHYTKEACEGLYTALFEQLILTLCDTLILTRSCFGTMAAYIRGVSDNIFLFIPKTQQILKTNLTNIQTIFKFRFLKGF, from the coding sequence GTATTGACAGGTTTGTCCCTGTCTTTGATACTTCTGCAATTTGAAAAACTTGTAAccggaaaaaaaaatcacttcatTAGAAGACAGCAAGATTCTGCCATACAATTTGAACACCGTGTCTGGAACGAACTTCTTAAACATGACAATGTTTATAAAGGTGGTCGTTTGTTGACAAAGGACACTCTAGAGAATATAAAAACTATAAGTACAGAGCAGTGTCGTAGTCAGAGGTTTCTGGTATTCAAATGTGATTCCTCGACTATATGTGGAGGTTTGGCTGACCGTCAGAAAGGCATTGTGTCTTCTTTTCTACTGGCATTACTTACGAATAGGACTTTTGTCGTCGATATGACAATGCCGTGCGACCTAAACAACTTTCTCTTGCCAAATATTTACAATTGGTCATTGTGTAGAGAGTTTCTTAAGGCTGTTCCAAAGGAAAACGTCAATGAATTAAattatgttactaaaaatagagaGAAATTCCTCCATCAAATTAGCAGTTTTAATTTTGACGGAAACTGGACAAAGAAAGTGATAGTTTTACGACTTAACGCCTATGCAATAGATTGGATTAGACAACATAGACAAGCTAAAGCACGACTGAAATGGTTGATGGATATAACAGATGAAGAAGCAATACATTTAGTTCTACATACTCTGTTTAAACCAAACCAAAGACTATTGAAGGATATCGTACAATTTTATGATAATCGGGTACTGGGAAGGCATTTAGTATGTAGCCATATTCGAATTGGGCAAAATCCAAGCATTCCAGCCGACTATAGACGTCCTAGGGGATCATCAAATGAGActctgatatttcattttttggaAGCATACGATGATGACCAGAAATATGTCACTTACATTGCTTCCGATTCAGAAGATATAAAAAGACATGCTGAAACCCGATTAAAATCTTACATTAATGTAAATCGAACAATTGTTCATGTGGATCGGCTTGGAAAgctaaaacattatacaaaagaaGCGTGTGAGGGATTGTATACAGCACTTTTTGAACAATTAATTCTCACTTTGTGCGACACACTTATTTTAACACGTAGTTGCTTTGGGACCATGGCAGCGTATATAAGAGGCGTCTCtgacaatatatttttgtttatccCGAAAACGCaacaaatacttaaaacaaatttaacaaacaTTCAAACCATTTTCAAATTTCGCTTTCTTAAAGGTTTCTAG